The following proteins are encoded in a genomic region of Brachypodium distachyon strain Bd21 chromosome 1, Brachypodium_distachyon_v3.0, whole genome shotgun sequence:
- the LOC100826945 gene encoding DEAD-box ATP-dependent RNA helicase 10, with amino-acid sequence MAVEREPELEPEPVAEASTFAELGICKELVDACDSMGWKEPTKIQAGAIPHALQGRDLIGLGQTGSGKTGAFALPIIQALLEHRQPFFACVMSPTRELAIQIAEQFEALGSAIGLVCSVLVGGVDRMQQVLSIAKRPHIVVGTPGRLLDHLKDTKGFSLNKVKYLVLDEADKLLNLEFKESLDDILKAIPKERRTYLFSATMTKKVAKLQRACLRNPVKVEVSSKYSTVDTLKQEWYFVPAAYKDCYLVHALNELPGSMIMIFVRTCESTRLLALTLRNLGFKALSISGQMSQDKRLGALNKFKAKDFNILICTDVASRGLDIQGVDVVINYDIPMNSKDYVHRVGRTARAGKSGYAVSLVNQYEGQWFKMIEALLGKEIDLRKVDSDEIMILREHISDSRRIALTKLKEDGGHKKRRKQDDDDDEEEEKAPRGHRKPKSFKKSSRR; translated from the exons ATGGCGGTGGAGCGGGAGCCTGAgctggagccggagccggtggCCGAGGCGTCGACGTTCGCGGAGCTGGGCATCTGCAAGGAGCTGGTGGACGCTTGCGACTCCATGGGGTGGAAGGAGCCAACCAAGATACAGGCCGGGGCCATCCCCCACGCCCTCCAAG GGAGGGACCTGATTGGGCTTGGGCAGACGGGGTCCGGCAAGACTGGCGCGTTCGCGCTGCCGATTATCCAGGCGCTGCTCGAGCACCGCCAGCCCTTCTTCGCATGCGTCATGTCACCCACGAG GGAGCTGGCGATTCAGATTGCGGAGCAGTTTGAGGCGCTCGGGTCGGCGATCGGCTTAGTTTGCTCCGTG CTTGTTGGAGGAGTAGATCGGATGCAGCAAGTGTTATCCATTGCAAAACGTCCACATATTGTG gttggaactcCTGGTCGTCTGTTGGACCATTTGAAAGATACGAAAGGTTTTAGCCTAAACAAAGTGAAGTACTTG GTACTGGATGAAGCTGATAAATTACTTAATTTGGAGTTTAAGGAATCTCTGGATGATATACTCAAGGCTATTCCTAAAGAAAGAAGAACCTATCTTTTTTCAGCTACAATGACCAAAAAG GTAGCCAAACTACAACGTGCTTGTCTCAGAAACCCTGTTAAG GTGGAAGTATCCTCCAAATATTCTACAGTGGACACACTTAAACAAGAATGGTATTTTGTTCCTGCGGCCTACAAG GATTGTTATCTTGTTCATGCTCTGAATGAGTTACCAGGGAGCATGATCATGATCTTTGTACGGACCTGTGAGTCAACAAGACTCCTGGCACTCACTTTAAGGAATCTTGGTTTTAAAGCTCTCTCTATCAGTGGCCAAATGAGTCAG GACAAAAGACTAGGTGCTTTAAACAAGTTCAAAGCAAAAGATTTCAACATCCTTATCTGCACCGATGTGGCGAGTCGTGGTCTTGACATTCAAGGAGTTGATGTTGTTATCAATTATGATATTCCAATGAATTCTAAG GATTACGTCCATCGGGTGGGCAGGACTGCACGTGCTGGGAAATCAGGATATGCTGTATCTTTGGTAAATCAATATGAGGGCCAGTGGTTTAAGATGATTGAGGCGCTCCTTG GAAAGGAAATTGATCTTCGCAAGGTAGATTCGGATGAAATCATGATACTTCGTGAGCATATATCCGACTCAAGGAGGATTGCGCTAACA AAATTGAAGGAGGACGGTGGCcacaagaagaggaggaagcaggatgatgatgacgatgaagaagaggagaaggctCCAAGAGGTCACCGGAAACCAAAGTCTTTCAAGAAATCATCCAGGAGGTGA
- the LOC106865761 gene encoding DEAD-box ATP-dependent RNA helicase 10 isoform X3, protein MAAEREPELEPEPVAEASTFAELGICRELVDACDAMGWKEPTKIQGGAIPHALQVARPIHEVRSGVSEISGPALISKGPSDS, encoded by the exons ATGGCCGCGGAGCGGGAGCCTGAgctggagccggagccggtCGCCGAGGCGTCGACGTTCGCGGAGCTGGGCATCTGCCGGGAGCTGGTGGACGCGTGCGACGCCATGGGGTGGAAGGAGCCCACTAAGATACAGGGCGGGGCCATCCCCCACGCCCTCCAAG TCGCTaggcccattcatgaagttCGCTCTGGCGTCTCTGAAATTTCAGGACCGGCCCTCATCAGCAAGGGGCCTAGCGACAGTTAA
- the LOC106865761 gene encoding probable ATP-dependent RNA helicase DDX47 isoform X1 — protein MAAEREPELEPEPVAEASTFAELGICRELVDACDAMGWKEPTKIQGGAIPHALQDQQPTEQAAAQRQAKSEQAAADLLLPAAACCSSAPATGTANSQ, from the exons ATGGCCGCGGAGCGGGAGCCTGAgctggagccggagccggtCGCCGAGGCGTCGACGTTCGCGGAGCTGGGCATCTGCCGGGAGCTGGTGGACGCGTGCGACGCCATGGGGTGGAAGGAGCCCACTAAGATACAGGGCGGGGCCATCCCCCACGCCCTCCAAG ATCAACAGCCAACAGAGCAAGCAGCAGCTCAACGGCAGGCAAAGAGCGAGCAAGCAGCGGcggatcttcttctcccagcGGCTGCCTGCTGCTCCAGCGCTCCGGCGACAGGAACAGCAAATAGTCAATAG
- the LOC106865761 gene encoding DEAD-box ATP-dependent RNA helicase 10 isoform X2 gives MAAEREPELEPEPVAEASTFAELGICRELVDACDAMGWKEPTKIQGGAIPHALQANRASSSSTAGKERASSGGSSSPSGCLLLQRSGDRNSK, from the exons ATGGCCGCGGAGCGGGAGCCTGAgctggagccggagccggtCGCCGAGGCGTCGACGTTCGCGGAGCTGGGCATCTGCCGGGAGCTGGTGGACGCGTGCGACGCCATGGGGTGGAAGGAGCCCACTAAGATACAGGGCGGGGCCATCCCCCACGCCCTCCAAG CCAACAGAGCAAGCAGCAGCTCAACGGCAGGCAAAGAGCGAGCAAGCAGCGGcggatcttcttctcccagcGGCTGCCTGCTGCTCCAGCGCTCCGGCGACAGGAACAGCAAATAG
- the LOC100827249 gene encoding uncharacterized protein At5g39865 has product MEPSSDDCGVAALAAGGGNKKQQPQLGRSLTYHHGGHRRGRGRAQLADEPRARADAVVLYTTSLRGVRRTFADCCSSRAILRGLRVAVDERDVSMDASLRGELQALLAARGRGFSLPQLLVGGKLVGGADEVRRLHESGQLRRLLRGAAGQDPAFVCAACGGARFAPCPACDGARKVFDEEQGRARRCGDCNENGLVRCAYCSSS; this is encoded by the coding sequence ATGGAGCCATCGTCGGACGACTGCGGGGTTGCCGCcttggcggccggcggcggcaacaagAAGCAGCAGCCCCAGTTGGGGCGGTCGCTGACGTACCACCACGGGGGGCaccggcgggggcgggggcgggcgcAGCTGGCGGACGAGCCGAGGGCGAGGGCGGACGCGGTGGTGCTCTACACGACCTCCCTCCGCGGGGTGCGCCGCACCTTCGCGGACTGCTGCTCGTCGCGAGCCATCCTGCGCGGGCTCCGCGTGGCCGTCGACGAGCGGGACGTCTCCATGGACGCCTCGCTCCGGGGGGAGCTCCAGGCCCTGCTGGCGGCGCGTGGGCGCGGGTTCTCGCTCCCGCAGTTGCTCGTCGGCGGGAAGCTCgtgggcggcgccgacgaggtccGCAGGCTGCACGAGTCCGGCCAGCTCAGgcgcctcctccgcggcgCTGCTGGCCAGGACCCGGCCTTCGTCTGCGCTgcctgcggcggcgcccgctTCGCGCCTTGCCCGGCATGCGACGGCGCCCGCAAGGTGTTCGACGAGGAACAAGGCCGCGCACGACGCTGCGGCGACTGCAACGAGAACGGGCTCGTCCGCTGCGCCTactgctcttcttcttga
- the LOC100827553 gene encoding E3 ubiquitin-protein ligase DIS1 isoform X1, whose product MSSSDCPNANKKLKTLPPSKPRGLKANKQTPSLRQSLRDEQHKGASFISNALAVSSPPPQGAPSQAKPSENSVPIGLTMASGAYLDDTDAEVIDPPKCEMLDVTELIGDPIQHSPKQNAIVSSNVRELLECPVCLVAMYPPIHQCSNGHTICSGCKPRVHNRCPTCRNELGNIRCLALEKVAASLEVPCKFQNFGCLGIYPYYCKLKHESQCQYRPYTCPYAGSECTVAGDIPYLVSHLKDDHKVDMHSGSTFNHRYVKSNPHEVENATWMLTVFSCFGQYFCLHFEAFQLGMAPVYIAFLRFMGDDAEAKNYSYSLEVGGINRKMTWQGIPRSIRDSHRKVRDSYDGLIIQRNMALCFSGGDRKELKLRVTGRIWKEQ is encoded by the exons ATGAGCAGCAGCGACTGTCCAAATGCAAATAAAAAGTTAAAAACGCTCCCTCCATCCAAACCCCGAGGACtgaaagcaaacaaacaaactccCTCTCTTCGTCAGAGTCTCAGAGACGAGCAACACAAAGGGGCTTCCTTTATTTCGAACGCGCTCGCCGTCTCGAGCCCTCCGCCGCAGGGAGCTCCAAGCCAAGCCAAGCCATCCGAG AATTCTGTACCAATAGGTTTGACCATGGCATCAGGTGCTTATCTTGATGACACTGATGCTGAAGTTATTGACCCTCCAAAGTGTGAGATGTTAGATGTCACTGAACTCATTGGCGATCCTATCCAGCATTCACCAAAACAGAATGCGATAGTTTCTAGCAATGTTCGTGAGCTATTGGAATGCCCTGTGTGTTTGGTTGCCATGTATCCTCCAATTCATCAG TGCTCCAATGGCCATACCATATGTTCTGGATGCAAGCCAAGGGTTCATAATCGCTGCCCAACTTGCAGGAATGAACTGGGTAACATAAGATGCCTTGCTCTGGAGAAGGTGGCTGCTTCTCTAGAGGTTCCATGCAAGTTCCAGAACTTTGGATGCTTGGGAATATATCCTTATTATTGCAAGCTGAAACATGAGTCGCAGTGCCAATACAGACCCTATACTTGCCCATATGCTGGATCTGAATGCACTGTTGCTGGTGACATTCCATATCTAGTGAGTCACTTGAAGGATGATCATAAGGTTGACATGCACAGTGGAAGCACCTTCAATCACCGTTATGTCAAATCAAATCCTCATGAGGTTGAGAATGCTACATGGATGCTTACG GTATTCAGCTGCTTTGGCCAGTACTTCTGCCTGCACTTTGAGGCATTCCAGTTGGGCATGGCGCCTGTCTACATCGCCTTCCTCAGATTCATGGGAGACGACGCCGAAGCCAAGAACTACAGCTACAGCCTGGAGGTTGGAGGCATCAACCGCAAGATGACCTGGCAAGGTATCCCTCGAAGCATCAGAGACAGTCACAGGAAAGTCCGAGACAGCTACGACGGGCTCATCATCCAGCGGAACATGGCCCTGTGCTTCTCTGGTGGCGACAGGAAGGAGCTCAAACTCCGGGTCACAGGGAGAATCTGGAAGGAGCAATAA
- the LOC100827553 gene encoding E3 ubiquitin-protein ligase DIS1 isoform X2 encodes MGVGFPWDFENSVPIGLTMASGAYLDDTDAEVIDPPKCEMLDVTELIGDPIQHSPKQNAIVSSNVRELLECPVCLVAMYPPIHQCSNGHTICSGCKPRVHNRCPTCRNELGNIRCLALEKVAASLEVPCKFQNFGCLGIYPYYCKLKHESQCQYRPYTCPYAGSECTVAGDIPYLVSHLKDDHKVDMHSGSTFNHRYVKSNPHEVENATWMLTVFSCFGQYFCLHFEAFQLGMAPVYIAFLRFMGDDAEAKNYSYSLEVGGINRKMTWQGIPRSIRDSHRKVRDSYDGLIIQRNMALCFSGGDRKELKLRVTGRIWKEQ; translated from the exons ATGGGGGTCGGATTCCCATGGGATTTTGAG AATTCTGTACCAATAGGTTTGACCATGGCATCAGGTGCTTATCTTGATGACACTGATGCTGAAGTTATTGACCCTCCAAAGTGTGAGATGTTAGATGTCACTGAACTCATTGGCGATCCTATCCAGCATTCACCAAAACAGAATGCGATAGTTTCTAGCAATGTTCGTGAGCTATTGGAATGCCCTGTGTGTTTGGTTGCCATGTATCCTCCAATTCATCAG TGCTCCAATGGCCATACCATATGTTCTGGATGCAAGCCAAGGGTTCATAATCGCTGCCCAACTTGCAGGAATGAACTGGGTAACATAAGATGCCTTGCTCTGGAGAAGGTGGCTGCTTCTCTAGAGGTTCCATGCAAGTTCCAGAACTTTGGATGCTTGGGAATATATCCTTATTATTGCAAGCTGAAACATGAGTCGCAGTGCCAATACAGACCCTATACTTGCCCATATGCTGGATCTGAATGCACTGTTGCTGGTGACATTCCATATCTAGTGAGTCACTTGAAGGATGATCATAAGGTTGACATGCACAGTGGAAGCACCTTCAATCACCGTTATGTCAAATCAAATCCTCATGAGGTTGAGAATGCTACATGGATGCTTACG GTATTCAGCTGCTTTGGCCAGTACTTCTGCCTGCACTTTGAGGCATTCCAGTTGGGCATGGCGCCTGTCTACATCGCCTTCCTCAGATTCATGGGAGACGACGCCGAAGCCAAGAACTACAGCTACAGCCTGGAGGTTGGAGGCATCAACCGCAAGATGACCTGGCAAGGTATCCCTCGAAGCATCAGAGACAGTCACAGGAAAGTCCGAGACAGCTACGACGGGCTCATCATCCAGCGGAACATGGCCCTGTGCTTCTCTGGTGGCGACAGGAAGGAGCTCAAACTCCGGGTCACAGGGAGAATCTGGAAGGAGCAATAA